The DNA segment GTTTTTTAACACCTGCAAACCTGTTTTATTCGGCTTATGAATCGGTTCAGTAGACCAATCGTAACGTTCCCTATTCGCACGAGCCTCTTCTATAGAATAATATTCTTTTGGTTTTTGATTTTCGTGAGCAGCTCGAACTTCCTGATATTGTTCTTTAACGGTTGACAGAAATTCATCGCGCTTCTTTTTATTACACAGGTTTTTGAAAATACCAACCGATTTTGAAGCATCAGCAACATAAACAACACCTCCGGAATAATTGGGTTCAATTTTCACAGCTGTATGCAGTTCTGATGTTGTTGCTCCTCCTACTACCAAAGGAATGTCTAAACCAAGTCGTTCCATTTCTGAAGCAACAAAAGCCATTTCTTCCAAAGAAGGTGTAATCAAACCACTCAAACCTATAGCATCAACTTTTTCTTCAATGGCAACTTCCAATATTTTAGCGCAAGGCACCATCACACCAAGGTCAATTACTTCAAAATTGTTACAGCCCAATACAACGCCAACAATATTTTTACCAATATCGTGAACGTCACCTTTTACAGTAGCCATCAGAATTTTACCCGCATTACTTGCTGCTAAACCTTTTTTCTCCTCCTCGATAAAAGGTTGAAGGTAAGCAACAGCTTTTTTCATAACCCGAGCAGATTTTACAACCTGAGGTAAAAACATCTTTCCTGATCCAAAAAGATCTCCAACAACATTCATCCCATCCATTAAAGGACCTTCAATTACTTCAAGTGCTCTTGGATAATTCTGACGAGCTTGTTCAGCATCCTCATCAATATAGTCAGTAATCCCTTTCACCAATGAATAGGATAATCGCTCCTTGACAGGCTTTTCTCTCCAGGCATCCGTCTTAACTACAGCTTTCCCTTGCGATTTCAATCCTTCAGCAAAATCGATTAACTGTTCAGTTGCTTCCGAATGACGATTAAGGACAACGTCTTCAACTTTCTTAAGAAGTTCTGGTTCAATCTCATCGTAAATCTGCAACATGCCCGGATTCACAATTCCCATATCCAAACCTTCCTTTATGGCATAATAAAGGAAAACAGAATGCATCGCCTCTCGAACAATATTGTTACCACGGAAAGAAAATGACAGGTTACTAATACCACCACTAATTTTAGCATGCGGTAAGTTGGCCTTAATCCAAGTCATTGTCTTAATAAAATCAACAGCATAATTATTGTGTTCTTCGATACCCGTTGCTATAGCCAATACATTAGGATCGAAAATAATATCCTCTGGTGGAAAATTTACCTTTTCAGTAAGTGTCTTATAAGCTCTTCCACAAATTTCGATTCGTCGCTCGTAAGTATCGGCCTGACCTTTTTCATCAAAAGCCATAATTACGGCAGCTGCTCCGTATCTTTTTATCTTTTGTGCCTTTTCAATAAAATCAGCCTCACCTTCTTTCATAGAGATAGAGTTGACCACACATTTACCTTGTACGCATTTCAATCCAGCTTCGAGCACCGACCATTTTGATGAGTCAATCATGATAGGCACTCGAGAAATTTCTGGTTCAGAAACCAATAATTTTAGGAAAGTGACCATCTCAGCTTCGGCATCCAACATGGCGTCATCCATATTCACATCAATCACCTGAGCTCCATTCTCAACCTGACTGCGTGCTATAGACAAGGCTTCTTCGTATTTCTTCTCTCCTATCAAGCGTGCGAACTTTCGAGAACCAGCCACATTGGTTCGTTCTCCCACATTCACAAAATTACTTAAGGAATTCACACGCAATAGTTCCAATCCACTCAAACGAGTTTCTTTTTCAACTACAGGAATCTCTCTAGGTTCAGCATCTTTAACTGCCTGAGCTAATGCTTTAATATGTTCTGGTCGAGTGCCACAACACCCACCTACAATATTTATCTTCTCGCCCTTCAACAAAACTGAAAGGTCAGAGGTCATCGTTTCAGCAGTTTCGTCGTATTCCCCCAGTTCATTGGGTAGTCCGGCATTCGGATAAACACTTACATAAACGGGAATTAATTTATCTAATTGCTCAATATATGGTACCAAATCCTTAGCTCCAAAAGCACAATTCAAACCTAAACTCAACAGACGATCTGTCTTCATCGATGTCACAAAAGCCTCCAAGGTTTGTCCGGAAAGTGTTCTTCCACTGTTATCGGTAATGGTACCCGAAAGCATGATTGGAATATCAAGATCTCTTTCAGTCAATATTTCATCCGCAGCAAAAACAGCAGCTTTAGCATTCAGGGTATCGAAAATAGTTTCAATCAACAAAGCATCTACACCACCATCAATCAAACCTTTTATTTGAACCGAATATATCTCAACCAAATCATCGAATGATACCTCACGATAACCTGGGTCTTCAACTTTGGGCGACATAGACGCCGTTTTATTGGTTGGACCAATTGCTCCAGCCACCCAACGTGGTGTTAAAGGATCTTCCTTTAGAATTTCATCAATAACTTCGCGCGCATTCTTGGCGGCTTCAAAATTCAACTCATAAGCTAAGTCTTCCAAACCATAATCGATTAACGAAATCGCATTGGAATTAAAGGTATTTGTTTCAAGAATATGAGCACCTGCTCTTAAAAAATCTCTATGAATAGATTTTATTATATCAGGTTTGGTCAAAGTTAATAAGTCATTATGCCCTTTCTGGTCACTTGAGAAATCTGCAAAACGAGTTCCACGAAAATCCGAATCAGTCAACTTGTGTGCCTGAATCATTGTTCCCATTGCTCCGTCTAAAACAAGAATTTGCTTCTTTAGTGCTTCTTTTATAGATATCAATTTCTGCTCCATTTTAATTTGCGACTGTTAGATAGATTGCGGTATTACTATTTTTTTGTTCAACCAAAACGTGATGTTTTAGTTGTATTTCTTCAATTGTAGCTGGTGTGTAATGTCGAACAGTGATTAATTCTAAATCATCACTCAATTCAACATCGTATTTTTGCTCTAATTCTTCCACTAAACTCTGCATGTCTCTTGCCGAACTGTTTGCACAAAAAGCAAAGCTAACTGCAGTGTTCTGAGTAAAATTAAGCTTTATTCTATATTTTGTCACCAAGGTGAAGATAAAAACCAAGTCTTTCTCACCAATAAATGAAAAATTTAAAGGTTTTAAAGTCACTAACATCTGCCTTTTCTTTACAATGTAATTTGGCAACAATGGTTGCGGCTGATCTCCCTTGGTAATTAATGTTCCTTTTTGCGATGGATCGATAAAAGATTTTACCCACAAAGGAATTTTTTTAGCCTGCAAAGGCTTTATGGTTTTCGGATGAATTACTCTTGCTCCATAGTACGACAACTCTATTGCCTCATGGTATGGAATCAAATCAATCTTAGTAGTTTCTTCAAAATAATCAGGATCTGCATTTAATATTCCCAACACATCTTTCCATATGATCATTTTATCAGCGCCAAGCAAGTGAGCCAAAATGGCTGCGGTATAATCAGATCCTTCTCTTCCTAAAGAAGTTGTATTTCCTTCTGGATCTCTGGCAATAAACCCTTGCGTAATGTACAATGCAGTCGGATTATCAGAAAATACAGCATTTGCCTTTTCCTTGGAAGAATCCCATAGAATATTGGCATCTACATAATTATCATCTGAATCCAAACAGGTTCTGACATCAATCCATTTGTTGCTTTGCTCTATTGAATTTAAGTAAGCAGATACAATTTTTGTTGATAAAAGCTCTCCAAAACCAATCACCTGATCGTATTCAAAATTGAATTGATCAGATGATGGTTTCGAAATTTTGGTTTTTAGCTCAATGAAAAGAGCGTTAATTTCCGAATTTAGACTCGTAGGAATTTCTTCGAATAAATCTTCGATTACTGAAGTGTGGTTTCTCTTCAGTAAATCAAAAAGTTCCAAGGTCTTTGTATCTCCAGAAAAATAAGCATCTACAAGTTCTTCCAGCAAATTGGTGGTTGTACCAATCGCCGAAATCACGACAGTGAGTGGACGCTTGACTTTGCCAATAATTTGGCAAATATTTTTGATAGCAGTCGCATTTTTTACCGATGCGCCACCAAATTTGTATATGATCATTTTTTGATATCTGATTAGTGTTGCTATTCTTCGCCTAAGTATGCTAGGAAAATATCTTTCCCTTCAATTTGCTTTCGGATTTTTATCAGTTCTGAAATATTCAAAGTTCCAATCACATAATTAAAATCTTTCCCTTTAAGCGATTCTGAGATTTCTTTGAAATTAAATAAGGCCAAGTCGTTGGTATCTG comes from the Labilibaculum sp. DW002 genome and includes:
- the metH gene encoding methionine synthase; protein product: MEQKLISIKEALKKQILVLDGAMGTMIQAHKLTDSDFRGTRFADFSSDQKGHNDLLTLTKPDIIKSIHRDFLRAGAHILETNTFNSNAISLIDYGLEDLAYELNFEAAKNAREVIDEILKEDPLTPRWVAGAIGPTNKTASMSPKVEDPGYREVSFDDLVEIYSVQIKGLIDGGVDALLIETIFDTLNAKAAVFAADEILTERDLDIPIMLSGTITDNSGRTLSGQTLEAFVTSMKTDRLLSLGLNCAFGAKDLVPYIEQLDKLIPVYVSVYPNAGLPNELGEYDETAETMTSDLSVLLKGEKINIVGGCCGTRPEHIKALAQAVKDAEPREIPVVEKETRLSGLELLRVNSLSNFVNVGERTNVAGSRKFARLIGEKKYEEALSIARSQVENGAQVIDVNMDDAMLDAEAEMVTFLKLLVSEPEISRVPIMIDSSKWSVLEAGLKCVQGKCVVNSISMKEGEADFIEKAQKIKRYGAAAVIMAFDEKGQADTYERRIEICGRAYKTLTEKVNFPPEDIIFDPNVLAIATGIEEHNNYAVDFIKTMTWIKANLPHAKISGGISNLSFSFRGNNIVREAMHSVFLYYAIKEGLDMGIVNPGMLQIYDEIEPELLKKVEDVVLNRHSEATEQLIDFAEGLKSQGKAVVKTDAWREKPVKERLSYSLVKGITDYIDEDAEQARQNYPRALEVIEGPLMDGMNVVGDLFGSGKMFLPQVVKSARVMKKAVAYLQPFIEEEKKGLAASNAGKILMATVKGDVHDIGKNIVGVVLGCNNFEVIDLGVMVPCAKILEVAIEEKVDAIGLSGLITPSLEEMAFVASEMERLGLDIPLVVGGATTSELHTAVKIEPNYSGGVVYVADASKSVGIFKNLCNKKKRDEFLSTVKEQYQEVRAAHENQKPKEYYSIEEARANRERYDWSTEPIHKPNKTGLQVLKNYSIGEIRKYIDWTFFFVAWELKCMYPEIMEDAEFKDEAKKLFDDANLMLDEIEEKNLIEAAAVFGLFPANSVGDDIVLYEDEDRSKEITRFCGVRQQEKFKKGLTNLCLSDFIAPKESNRTDYIGAFVVTSGLGLDEIVEKLNENHDDYNSIMVKILADRLAEAFTELLHEKIRKEDWGYATNEDGSIEDMLRENYQGIRPAFGYPSLPEHSEKQVLWDFLKVEENIGATLTENFAMYPTATVSGLVMAHPEAMYFAIDKIKEDQLKDYASRKGISEEKAKKLLSAII
- a CDS encoding aspartate kinase, producing the protein MIIYKFGGASVKNATAIKNICQIIGKVKRPLTVVISAIGTTTNLLEELVDAYFSGDTKTLELFDLLKRNHTSVIEDLFEEIPTSLNSEINALFIELKTKISKPSSDQFNFEYDQVIGFGELLSTKIVSAYLNSIEQSNKWIDVRTCLDSDDNYVDANILWDSSKEKANAVFSDNPTALYITQGFIARDPEGNTTSLGREGSDYTAAILAHLLGADKMIIWKDVLGILNADPDYFEETTKIDLIPYHEAIELSYYGARVIHPKTIKPLQAKKIPLWVKSFIDPSQKGTLITKGDQPQPLLPNYIVKKRQMLVTLKPLNFSFIGEKDLVFIFTLVTKYRIKLNFTQNTAVSFAFCANSSARDMQSLVEELEQKYDVELSDDLELITVRHYTPATIEEIQLKHHVLVEQKNSNTAIYLTVAN